Proteins found in one Gopherus flavomarginatus isolate rGopFla2 chromosome 18, rGopFla2.mat.asm, whole genome shotgun sequence genomic segment:
- the LOC127036817 gene encoding red-sensitive opsin: MTQAWDGAVFAARRRNDDDDTTRDSIFVYTNSNNTRGPFDGPNYHIAPRWVYNLVSLWMLFVVAASVLTNGLVLVATWKFRKLRHPLNWILVNLAIADLGETVIASTISVINQLFGYFVLGHPLCVLEGYTVSVCGITGLWSLAIISWERWFVVCKPFGNIKFDGKLAMGGIIFSWVWSATWTAPPIFGWSRYWPHGLKTSCGPDVFSGSSDPGVQSYMIVLMITCCFIPLSVIILCYLQVWMAIRTVAAQQKESESTQKAEKEVSRMVVVMIIAYIFCWGPYTFFACFAAANPGYAFHPLAAALPAYFAKSATIYNPIIYVFMNRQFRNCIMQLFGKKVDDGSELSSTSRTEVSSVSNSSVSPA; this comes from the exons ATGACACAGGCCTGGGACGGAGCCGTTTTTGCCGCCCGGCGGCGCAACGATGACGACGATACAACCCGGGACAGCATCTTCGTCTACACCAACAGCAACAACACGCGGG GCCCCTTCGACGGCCCCAATTACCACATCGCCCCGCGCTGGGTCTACAACCTGGTGTCGCTCTGGATGCTCTTCGTGGTGGCGGCCTCGGTGCTCACCAACGGGCTGGTGCTGGTGGCCACCTGGAAGTTCCGGAAGCTCCGGCACCCGCTGAACTGGATCCTGGTGAACCTGGCGATCGCCGACCTGGGCGAGACCGTCATCGCCAGCACCATCAGCGTCATCAACCAGCTCTTCGGCTACTTCGTGCTGGGCCACCCGCTCTGCGTGCTGGAGGGCTACACGGTCTCCGTCTGCG GGATCACGGGACTGTGGTCGCTGGCTATCATCTCCTGGGAGCGCTGGTTCGTAGTCTGCAAACCCTTTGGCAACATCAAGTTTGACGGGAAGCTGGCCATGGGCGGCATCATCTTCTCCTGGGTCTGGTCCGCCACCTGGACCGCGCCCCCCATCTTCGGCTGGAGCAG GTACTGGCCCCATGGCTTGAAGACGTCCTGTGGCCCAGATGTGTTCAGTGGCAGCTCAGACCCCGGGGTCCAGTCCTACATGATTGTACTGATGATCACCTGCTGCTTCATCCCACTCAGTGTCATCATCCTCTGCTACCTGCAAGTTTGGATGGCAATCCGCACG GTGGCAGCCCAGCAGAAGGAATCAGAGTCCACCCAAAAGGCGGAGAAGGAAGTGTCACGCATGGTAGTGGTCATGATCATTGCCTACATCTTCTGCTGGGGCCCCTACACCTTCTTTGCCTGCTTCGCTGCCGCCAATCCTGGCTATGCCTtccacccactggcagctgctCTGCCTGCCTACTTCGCCAAGAGCGCCACCATCTACAACCCCATTATCTATGTCTTCATGAACAGGCAG TTCCGTAACTGCATAATGCAGCTGTTTGGGAAGAAAGTGGACGACGGCTCGGAGCTCTCCTCCACCTCCCGCACTGAGGTCTCCTCCGTCTCCAACTCCTCTGTGTCGCCGGCATAG